From the genome of Nitrosomonas sp., one region includes:
- a CDS encoding arylesterase yields MTTRTTTIMVFGDSLSANYGIPTEAGWVNVLTHRLQSLSPFFQVVNTSISGETTFGGRGRIEQALKTHRPDIVILGLGANDGLRGSAIKTIYENLEAIIKICQQYNASVLLVGMQLPPNYGMTYTQKFKNIYPLLAERYQIRLIPFLMEGFGENHEFFQPDGIHPTIPAQEKIVENVWHVLHTMIQDDMAAINSEH; encoded by the coding sequence ATGACAACCAGAACGACAACCATCATGGTATTTGGAGACAGCCTGTCAGCAAATTATGGCATACCCACTGAAGCCGGATGGGTTAACGTGCTAACGCATCGGCTGCAGTCACTTTCTCCTTTTTTTCAGGTTGTAAACACCAGCATCAGTGGCGAAACAACGTTTGGCGGACGCGGCAGGATTGAACAGGCGCTAAAAACACACCGTCCCGATATTGTTATCCTTGGCTTAGGCGCCAATGACGGCCTGCGTGGTTCAGCAATCAAGACAATTTACGAAAACCTTGAAGCCATTATTAAAATCTGTCAGCAATACAACGCATCAGTACTGCTTGTCGGCATGCAACTACCGCCCAATTATGGCATGACCTACACGCAAAAGTTCAAGAATATTTATCCGCTGCTTGCTGAACGCTATCAAATACGCCTAATTCCATTTTTAATGGAAGGTTTTGGAGAAAACCATGAATTTTTCCAGCCCGACGGCATCCATCCAACAATCCCGGCTCAAGAAAAAATTGTTGAAAATGTCTGGCATGTTTTGCATACGATGATTCAAGACGACATGGCGGCAATCAATTCAGAGCATTGA
- a CDS encoding ABC transporter ATP-binding protein, whose amino-acid sequence MGVSNSVIKPILWTNALTKRVSTGDEELTILKDIDFEVNAGEAIAIVGASGSGKSTLLGLLAGLDTPTSGKVHLDGTDIFALDEDSRAALRGKRLGFVFQSFQLLPALTAIENVMLPLELTGNSSAGTTAQRFLERVGLKLRLHHYPKQLSGGEQQRVAIARAFATDPKLMLADEPTGNLDSVTGKQIIELMFELNREHGTTLVLVTHDENLSQRCSRQIRLVDGMLA is encoded by the coding sequence ATGGGTGTAAGTAATTCTGTAATAAAACCGATTCTGTGGACAAATGCACTCACTAAGCGTGTAAGTACCGGTGATGAAGAACTCACTATTCTAAAAGACATCGATTTCGAAGTGAATGCCGGTGAAGCAATTGCAATTGTCGGTGCATCAGGCTCGGGCAAATCGACTTTGTTAGGGCTTCTTGCTGGATTGGATACACCGACGTCAGGTAAAGTTCATCTGGATGGAACGGATATTTTTGCCCTTGATGAAGATAGCCGGGCTGCTTTGCGCGGAAAGCGCCTCGGTTTTGTCTTTCAGTCGTTTCAGTTGCTTCCCGCATTGACCGCGATAGAGAACGTCATGTTGCCGCTCGAGCTCACGGGTAACAGTTCCGCCGGAACAACCGCGCAGAGATTTCTGGAACGTGTTGGCCTTAAACTGCGTCTGCACCATTACCCGAAACAACTCTCGGGCGGTGAGCAGCAGCGTGTGGCGATTGCGCGCGCCTTTGCAACAGACCCTAAATTAATGCTGGCCGATGAGCCGACAGGTAATCTCGATTCCGTCACCGGAAAGCAGATTATCGAATTGATGTTTGAACTCAATCGTGAACACGGGACTACTCTGGTATTGGTTACGCACGACGAAAATCTGTCGCAGCGCTGCTCACGCCAGATCCGGCTGGTCGATGGCATGTTGGCCTGA